One window of Dyadobacter sandarakinus genomic DNA carries:
- a CDS encoding ParA family protein, whose protein sequence is MGKVIAIANQKGGVGKTTTAINLAASLAALEFRTLIIDADPQANSTSGLGFNPQEMENSIYECMVEQAKTADIVLSTDFPNLDLLPSHIDLVGAEIEMINLKNREQRMKDAISEVRDEYDFIIIDCSPSLGLITINSLTAADSVIIPVQCEYFALEGLGKLLNTITIIQSRLNTSLVIEGILLTMYDLRLRLSNQVVNEVTSHFESLVFNTIIPRNVRISEAPSYGIPVMAQDADSKGAVSYLNLAREILRKNGLLSSDKQLGVK, encoded by the coding sequence ATGGGCAAAGTCATTGCAATAGCAAACCAAAAGGGAGGGGTAGGTAAAACAACCACTGCAATTAACCTGGCCGCGAGTTTGGCGGCACTCGAATTCCGCACACTCATCATTGATGCTGATCCGCAGGCCAACTCCACGTCCGGGCTGGGTTTTAACCCCCAGGAAATGGAAAATAGTATTTACGAATGCATGGTGGAGCAGGCCAAAACTGCTGACATTGTTCTTTCAACCGATTTCCCAAACCTGGACCTGCTGCCCTCGCACATCGACCTGGTGGGCGCTGAGATCGAAATGATCAACCTGAAAAACAGGGAGCAGCGGATGAAAGATGCTATTTCGGAAGTGCGGGACGAGTACGATTTCATTATTATAGACTGTTCGCCCTCACTGGGTTTGATCACGATCAACAGCCTTACAGCCGCTGACTCGGTGATTATTCCTGTTCAATGCGAATACTTTGCACTGGAAGGTTTGGGTAAATTATTGAATACCATCACGATTATACAATCACGCCTCAATACAAGCCTCGTCATCGAGGGAATATTGCTGACCATGTACGACCTCCGGCTCAGGCTGTCCAATCAGGTTGTGAATGAAGTCACCAGTCACTTTGAGTCACTCGTTTTCAATACGATCATTCCGCGGAACGTTCGCATCAGTGAAGCCCCGAGCTATGGTATTCCCGTCATGGCGCAGGATGCGGACAGCAAGGGTGCGGTAAGCTACCTGAACCTGGCCCGTGAAATTCTCCGGAAAAATGGTTTGCTGTCGTCCGACAAGCAGCTGGGAGTGAAGTGA